The nucleotide sequence AGCGGACCAAGCTGGAGAAAGCCGGTGCTTCCTCCCGCCGGGGCAGTCGCGTTGATGAGCCCGCCGCCTACCACGCCGACAACGTTCTGTATCTGGCCCCTGAGGCGCGCTTCGATTTTCTGCTGACACTGCCAGAGGCGGCCGACATCGGTGGCAAGGTCAACGCTGCCATGCGCGAGGTAGAGAAGCACAACCCGCAGCTCGCCGGCGTGTTGCCCAAGACCTTCAACCGCTTCACAGGCACCCTGCTCAAAGAGTTGCTGAAGAAGATCTCCGAGATCCCGGCCACGCTCGACTTCGACGCCTTCGGGCGCATCTACGAATACTTCCTCGGCGAGTTCGCCATGAGCGAAGGGCAGGGTGGCGGCGAGTTCTACACCCCGGCAAGCATCGTGCGGCTCCTGGCGCAGGTGATCGAGCCTTTCCACGGTCGCATCCTCGACCCCGCCTGCGGCTCGGGCGGTATGTTTGTGCAGTCGGCCCGCTTCGTGGCCGAGCACCACAAGAACCCTACCGCCGAGCTGTCCATCTGCGGGGTCGAGAAAACCGACGAGACCGGCCGCCTCGCCCGCCTGAACCTCGCCGTGCACGGGCTGGAGGGCGACATCCGCCACGGCGGCAACGTCAACAGCTACTACGACGACCCGCATGCCGCCACCGGCGCGTTCGACTTCGTCCTGGCCAATCCGCCCTTCAACGTCAACGCGGTGGACAAGGAGCGCCTCAAGGATCTGGTCGGCGCCGGTCGCCGCTACCCCTTCGGCCTGCCGCGCACCGACAATGCCAACTACCTGTGGATCCAGCTTTTCTATTCGGCGCTCAATGCCAAGGGCCGCGCTGGCTTCGTCATGGCCAACTCGGCCTCCGACGCCCGCTCCAGCGAGCAGGAGCTGCGGCAGAAGCTGATCGAGGCGCGGGCGGTGGATGTGATGGTCGCCGTCGGCCCCAACATGTTCTACACCGTCACGCTGCCCTGCACGCTGTGGTTCCTCGACCGGGGCAAGGCGAAGACGAAGCGCGCCGACACCGTGCTCTTCATCGACGCCCGCCACATCTACCGGCAGGTGGACCGCGCCCACCGCGACTGGACGCCCGCGCAGATCAGCTTTCTCGCCAACGTGGTACGACTGTATCGCAGCGAGGCGCCTGACCTGACCGTGGGCGGGGAGGAGACGGCGGCCATGTTGAAGGAGGTGTTCGGCAAGAAGACCGTCTATGCGGACATCCCCGGCCTGTGTAAGGCAGCGACGATCGCGGAGATCGAGGCGCAGGGCTGGTCGCTCAACCCCGGCCGCTATGTGGGCGTGGCCCCGGGCGAGGAAGTGAGCGACGAGGACTTCAAGGCGCAGCTCGAAACTCTGAACGAAGAACTGGAAACCCTCAACGCCCAGGCACGGACGCTGGAGCAAACCATCGCCGCCAATGTGGCGGGGATTTTGTCTGATTGAAGACCGTGAATTGGGACCGGAAGCCTTTGGGGGCTGTGGCAGACCTCTGTCTCGGCAAGATGCTTGACCAGAACAAGAATCGCGGGGACCTGTTTCCGTATCTTGCGAACGTCAATGTCCGCTGGGGCGAGTTTGATCTGAATGACCTGCGCACTATGCGCTTTGAAGCTCACGAAATGGAACGGTATGGCCTTAAGTTCGGTGACATCATGTGCGAAGGCGGCGAGCCTGGCCGCTGTGCCATCTGGAGAGACCAACTCCCAGGAATGATGATTCAAAAGGCTCTCCATAGAATCAGGCCGAAAGAACTTCTGGACTACCAATTTCTTTTCTATAACCTTCTGCATATTGGCAAGACCAAGCAATTTGATCAGTACTTCACAGGCGCGACCATCAAACACTTGCCGGGAGAAAAACTGGCAAAGGTCGAAGTTGACATTCCCCCCCTCCCGATCCAGCGACGGATCGCGGGCATCCTGTCGTCATACGACGAGCTGATCGAGAACAGCCAGCGGCGCATCAAGATTCTGGAGGCGATGGCCCGCGCCCTCTACCGCGAGTGGTTCGTCCACTTCCGCTTCCCCGGCCACGAATCCGTCCCGCGCGTCCCGTCCCCCCTCGGCGACATTCCGAAAGGTTGGGAGGTGAAAACAGTTGCCGATGCGTTTGAAATTTCCGGTGGGGGCACTCCATCTCGGAAGGTGGAGGCGTTCTGGGAAGGCGGCACCATCCAGTGGTATTCGCCAAGCGACCTGACTGGCGCAGGCACGATGTTCATGGACGATTCAAGCGATCACATCACCAATGAAGGACTTGCGCAGAGTTCTGCACGGATGTTCCCGGCGCGCAGCGTGATGCTGACCAGCCGCGCCACGATTGGTGCGATCGCGATCAATACTCAACCGGCCTGTACGAATCAGGGATTCATCACTTGCCTGCCAAATGACCGGGTGCCCCTGTACCTCCAATTCCACTGGCTGAAGGAAAACGTGCCGACGTATCAGCGCATGGCATCGGGCGCGACGTTCAAGGAAATCAGCCGGGGTGTGTTCAAGACCATCGAGTTTCTACAACCGACGGATGATTTGAGCGAGAAGTTCGAAGCCACGGCCGCACCAATGGCTGAGCAGATCCTGGCCCCTCCAACGCCAAATCCAAAAACCTCCGCCGCACCCGCGATCTGCTGCTGCCGCGGTTGCTGTTGGGGCAGGTGGACCTCGCAACGGAGGCCGCATGACCACGTTCCCCGCCTACGCCACCAACTTTGAGCTTCACCCGAAGGATGGTGTAGCAACGCGGCATCTTGCACCTCTCGTGTCTGGATTGGAAAGGATAGATTTCGAGTTCCGTGTGGCCAATCCGACGGTGAACCAAGGGCAGACGGATTCAGATTTCGACGCCAAGCTGGAGGCCGCTCTCCGATCCCGCGCCGTGACGCCAATGACATTGGCGCTGCCTGTCGGAGTGCCGCAAGAGTTGGATTTCGCATTTCAGTTCGCCGGGCGCAGTGTGGCAGTCGAGATTGAGAAGGCGAACCGCGAAAAGATTCTGCGCGACTTCCTAAAGTGCCACATCTACCTGCACGCTGGAGCAGATTTTGGCTTGGTCGTGCTCCCCAGAAATTACGCGCACAAACACGGAGAGTGGAATCTGTTCGAGTTCGGCATCGAGCGTTTCGACGAATGTCGCACCTTCGGTTTCGGATCGCCGGACAAGCTGGGGCGGATTGCGCTCCTCGGCTTTGACCAACATGAAGCAGGGACGAATCGGCTGTTAACCAGAACCATCCGGGAGCAATGGCGCACGAAAGCTTCCGGATCAGTAGAGGCGACCTGAAATGACCATGCGACGCCATGTCCATTGCTTGCGCCGCACCCGCGACCTGCTCCTGCCGCGCCTGCTGTCGAGGAGGGGGAAATTGCGTAACCAAACGGTAAGGAATCGATAGTATGAACGACCCGAGAGGCTCAGTTTGGCGAAAGTGGGACTTGCACGTCCACACACCTGCTTCATTCCACTGGAACGAGGGAATCAACATCGCGAAACGCACTCCCGAAGACCGAGACAAGGTGCTCGACGAGCTCATTGAAAAGGTCGTGGCAAGCGATGTCGCCGTCTTTGGCATTATGGACTACTGGACTTTCGACGGATACCTAGCAATCAGGGCGCGGCTCGCGGCGCGTAACCTCACGATTCCAAAGACGATCTTTCCCGGTATGGAACTGCGAATCGAAGCGCCGGTGGATTTTCGCCTGAACATTCAGGTTGTGCTCTCGGATGCGTTGACCGAGCAACAGTTGCAGGATTTCAAAGCTGCACTCCGTATTGGCGCGATTGACCGAGCCTTGTCCAATGAGTCGCTAATTGCATTCGCTCGAACCCTTGACCCGAGCAAAGCACAAGTTCACGGGTTTCAGGAAGCCGATCTGAAGGACGAGCAAAAATTGATTCAACTTGGAAGCATGACGGCGTTAGTGACACGCGAGTCGCTCCGTTCGGCAATTAAGCAAGTGCCACCAGACACGTGCTTGGTAATCCTACCCTACGATACTTCGATGGGTTGTCGAAGCTCGATTGGGAGAAGCACCCGCACGATGACAACTACTTCATGCAAACGGCGCACATGTTCGAGACCCGCGAACCAGAAAATGTTGACCTCTTTCACGGGCGCGAGACGGAAAAGAACCAGAAATTCTTGCGGGAATTTCCTCAAGACAATGGGAGGTAAACCAAAGCCTGCAATCTCAGGTAGCGATGCTCACAAAATCGCAGATTACGGGGCGTTTCCTAGCAATCGGATCACTTGGATCAAGGCTGACCCGACGTTCGAGGGTCTCCGGCAAACACTTTACGAACCTCTGAGTCGAGTCGCCATTTCTACCGACAGGCCGCTTGAACCCCTTCTCGCCATTCGCAAAGTCGTGCTGAACTTCCCCGCCGACACGAAGTTGGTGAGCGAGGTCCTGAACGACAATCAACCTGACCTCTTCTGCCTTCGCGGGACGACGGAGGTCGCATTTAGCCCCTACCTCACATGTCTGATAGGTGGCAGAGGCTCGGGGAAAAGCACACTGCTGAACCTGATCCACGAGAAGCTTGAGCCCGGGAAGACGAAGTTCTTTGCCGAAAACAGTCTGACATCTGCGGAAACCGTCACAATTGCCTCTTGTGTGTCCATTGACGGTGACGCTGAACAGAAGGTGGTAGAGTTTCTTCAGCAAAATGAAATTGAGCAGTTCGCCACCGCCCCGCTTGGCTTCACCGAGGCGATCTTCAACCGCCTAGCGAAGCGGGACAGGGAGGGGAAACTCGCCGCCGTCGAGGCCGAACTCCTCCCGGCGATGATCGATACCAGTGCCCAGGCTGACCGGATCAAGGCGCACGATGCCCTGGTTACGCAGATTGCGACCGCCGAAAAGGAACGCGCCACCGCACAGACTCTCATCGCTTCGTTTGAAAACGAAGAATACCGGAACATCAATACTGAGCTAGGAAACCTGAACAAGGAGCTCCAAGGCCTGCGTAACTGGCGCTTCCGTTTGGAGACACTGATCAGCGAGCTTGGCGTGCTGCGGGGGAAGCAGAACTTCCCACCTACTGAGAATCCGAACGCATACGAGGCCGAGTTCTTCGCTCTGCTGAAATCAATCGATGGCATATCTGTGCCAATTCAAGGACGCTCGCATCTTGCGGCTGCTGTGGCTCGTGAAGCGGAGCTTTCAGAGTCAGTGGCTAACTTGAGGCAGAAGTTGGAAGCATTTCTGAAGGGGCGCGGCCTCTCACAGGAGAACCTGGCAGACGTTGGCAAAGCCAACGAACGCGTCGCGCAGATTGAACAGGAGTTGCCGGGGCTGAAAGTGAAGGAGGCTGAACTGGCAGCTCAGATTGGAGCTTTCTCCACTAAGCGCGACCACGGCTAAGCGTGTGACTGCAGTGACGGGATTGCTCGAACCTCTGAACAAGACCTTGTCCGAACTTGGCAAAGAGGTTCAGGCGATTGAACTGCGCTATGAGTTCGACGAGATAAAGTTCGATCAGGCCATGACGAAGCACGTCCAGGAACTGCTGGGCACGAATGCTCCGCGCATCGACCACCTGGGAAGCATGTTGAATGACAT is from Ignavibacteriota bacterium and encodes:
- a CDS encoding SAM-dependent DNA methyltransferase encodes the protein MNWIAASEKTPLPQQLEKRLWDAADQFRANSGLKAQEYSGPILGLIFLRFAEVRFAAQRTKLEKAGASSRRGSRVDEPAAYHADNVLYLAPEARFDFLLTLPEAADIGGKVNAAMREVEKHNPQLAGVLPKTFNRFTGTLLKELLKKISEIPATLDFDAFGRIYEYFLGEFAMSEGQGGGEFYTPASIVRLLAQVIEPFHGRILDPACGSGGMFVQSARFVAEHHKNPTAELSICGVEKTDETGRLARLNLAVHGLEGDIRHGGNVNSYYDDPHAATGAFDFVLANPPFNVNAVDKERLKDLVGAGRRYPFGLPRTDNANYLWIQLFYSALNAKGRAGFVMANSASDARSSEQELRQKLIEARAVDVMVAVGPNMFYTVTLPCTLWFLDRGKAKTKRADTVLFIDARHIYRQVDRAHRDWTPAQISFLANVVRLYRSEAPDLTVGGEETAAMLKEVFGKKTVYADIPGLCKAATIAEIEAQGWSLNPGRYVGVAPGEEVSDEDFKAQLETLNEELETLNAQARTLEQTIAANVAGILSD
- a CDS encoding restriction endonuclease subunit S; this translates as MKTVNWDRKPLGAVADLCLGKMLDQNKNRGDLFPYLANVNVRWGEFDLNDLRTMRFEAHEMERYGLKFGDIMCEGGEPGRCAIWRDQLPGMMIQKALHRIRPKELLDYQFLFYNLLHIGKTKQFDQYFTGATIKHLPGEKLAKVEVDIPPLPIQRRIAGILSSYDELIENSQRRIKILEAMARALYREWFVHFRFPGHESVPRVPSPLGDIPKGWEVKTVADAFEISGGGTPSRKVEAFWEGGTIQWYSPSDLTGAGTMFMDDSSDHITNEGLAQSSARMFPARSVMLTSRATIGAIAINTQPACTNQGFITCLPNDRVPLYLQFHWLKENVPTYQRMASGATFKEISRGVFKTIEFLQPTDDLSEKFEATAAPMAEQILAPPTPNPKTSAAPAICCCRGCCWGRWTSQRRPHDHVPRLRHQL